The segment GGGGGAAGTCGGAGGTGGCAACGAGACCATAGATCGCCAGCGCTTAACGGTGGACTGCAAACCTCGTCAGGGCATCACCGGATCATGGACAGCAGCCAGCCGGTCCAAGCCGCCAACATCAACACCGCCAAGGCAATGGCCTCGACCTGGAAGGCGCCGGGCCGGCGGATCCTCAGAACACCACCTCTCGGCGCTCTAGCTCGACCGCCAGCAGATCAGTGACTGGGTCGATCTCCTCGCCCGTGTTGCGCAGCCAGGACGCCACCAGCTCCTCGTCGGTGCTCATCTGGAAGATGACGCGGATGGCCGCGACGGCGCCGTTTCTCGTGAGCGCCATCGTCAGCCGATCCAACGTCGGGTTCACGGACACTTCGTGAACTGCCCCTTCTTAGGGCCGCTCGCGATGCGGCACTTGCCGCCCTTGTCCTTCACGACGCCGCCAGCTGCGGCTGCTGCCGCGGGCGGGCATTTCACGAACTTGCCCTTCGCGTCCTTGCAAGGCGCCGCGGCGAGCGCTGGCGTGGCGATCAGGGCAATTGCTGCGGCAAAGGTCGATACGCGCATCATGGTAATCCTCTCCCGATTAAGTCGGTGGGGAAAGAATGCCAGGCCGCCAAGGAAGAGCAAGGCTCGAGGCCGCTTATCGCCCGCATACCTCAATGGGGCAGTGGGGTTCTTTTTTCACGTCGCGCGGCGCAGCACCGTTCAGTAGCTGGGGCGGTAGCGGCGTTGCTCCGCGCGCGCCTGGCGCTCGCCCTTGCGCGGCGGCGCGTCGAGGTACGGCCCGGGCACCCCGAAGAACTCAGCGGCGCGGGCTCGCTCGTTCTCCGCTAGCTCGCGCGGGATCTGCTCGCGGAGATGCCGGGCGATATAGCCGTCCGGCCTGCCGAGGATTCGGGAGAGCTGGGCATAGGTCAGGCGGTGGCTGGCGCACTGCTCCGCAATGCGCTGCCGGATGACGTCCGGCGATGGTCCCATGGTGCGCTTCCCGATATCGTTCTTATCGGATCTATATAGCGCCCGTTCTGGATGTGTTCCACTGACGCAGGGCTTCCGGCCGCTCCGGAAAGGATGGGACGCCAATTGGAATCGCCACCTTCCGACGCCAGCGGGCACCTTTCTCGGTGCCGCGTGCTCAATTCGAAGTGCCGATAGGGCCGTTTCAGCCTCGGGGTACAAGTCGGGGTATCGTTTTGGAGGCCGCGTGCGAACACAACGCTAATCTGCCACCGACGCGGCCCAATTCGACGGGCTCCCTCACCGGCCCAACCGGAGCTCAATCAGTCTCCATCAGTCCCAGCGGCGCCGCCATCGCGATTGGCCTCAGTTGTATCGATCGCGCGCAGCAGGTCGTCGAATGGGCCGGCGCTGCCGATCGGGTAGGTGCGATCTAGGGCCGCCCCGATGCGGTCGGACGCGCTTTTGCCCTGCAGGATCTTGGCCACGCTTCGTTGCCAATCGGACATCTTGATCGTGCGCCATATGTCGACGCGGGATGCGCCTGGTGAACGAACAGGCGGGTTGCCTCGAAAGGTCCAGGCGTTTTGACAAATCGGTGAGGGCCGCAGGATACCGTGAGGGAACAGAGCAAGAATATGTCATAACGAGCGTTGAAAAATGGGGCTTTCCACTCGACTTTCAATCACGCGTGAACCGGTCTAGCGGCTGAACTATCGATTGTCCCCCGAAGTGACCTCAGAGCTGCATACTTCGGGGAGGGGTAGTCGTTAGCTTACTGTGGGGCGTATCACGGCCGTCGTCCCCCATCCGCCTCGATTAAATGCCTTTTTAACCTTCGGCTAAGTGTGGCGTCTCGATCTCCCCATACGGGCCGATACCTATCCTTGAAAAATTGCATTGAACACGCCAATAACGCCGTATGCCTACCGTTTGCTTCGTTCAATCTCCCACGTGCCTGCT is part of the Sphingomonas sp. genome and harbors:
- a CDS encoding phage repressor protein; protein product: MGPSPDVIRQRIAEQCASHRLTYAQLSRILGRPDGYIARHLREQIPRELAENERARAAEFFGVPGPYLDAPPRKGERQARAEQRRYRPSY